In the Nitratiruptor sp. YY09-18 genome, ATTGCGCTAATTCTTTCTCTTTTTGCTCTTGCATGCTCTTTTGAAACTCTTGGAGTTTTTGCTCAAACTCTTTTTTGAGACTATTTGATGCATCTTCAAAGCCTTGATCATAACTCTCTTTAGAGACTTTATTGAGCAGCTCTTTATACTCTTGTTCAAGTTGCAAGATCTTCTCTTGATAGTATCTCTCTACCTCTTGTGCGCTTTTATGATCAATGTTTTTATCATCTTTTTTAGGATCTGGTTCATGAAATACTGAAAAGTCATCTAGATCTAATCTCATTTGCCCTCTTCTTTTATCCATTTACTGATGACATCTGCAACGAGTTCTGGACTCTCTTGCGCTATCTCAATAATACGCTGATATGCTGGCTCTTGCTCAATTGAAAATGATTGCTGCTCTTGCTCATGATACTTCGCAGCTGCTTGCGCAGCTCTGTGCATCGCTTCACCATCTTGGCCTTGCAGTTGTGCTAGCTGGGCCTCTTCAAGTGCTGCTCTTTTCGCGCGCTTCGCTTTCATTATCATAAAAATAATAAGCCCAAGGAGAATGAGAGAGAGCAGTGCAATTGCCCCAAGCAAGAGGAGGTTTTTTTGTAAGAAACTACTAGCTCCCATACTCTCTTGCTCCATACTCCCTTGCTCACTCTCAAACGGCACACTCACTACTGTCACCTCATCGCCACGCTTTGGATCATAGCCAATGGCACTTTTGATAAGTTGCTCATATGTTTTGAGCTCCTCTTTGCTGCGAGGTATATATTTTGTAGTGATGCTATTGTTTTTGTCTACTTGTTTAATGTATTTACCATCGATTAATACACCTACACTTATACGCTTGATCTTAAAAATATTCTGTTTTGTTACGATATAGGATTTTGAAACATCATAATTTGTTGTTGTATCTTTTTTACTTTTATCTTGCAAGAGTGATTGATTGTTTGTTTTGATAGTTGCTGGCACATTTGTAGGAGTTCCTGGAGCACCAGCTTGTTGTTTTGCATAACCTTTGTTCTTTTCTTGGATCTTACGCTCACTTATGACAGCTACTTGGTCTGGATTGACGAGTTCATCTTTTTTGTTCACACTTGCTGCTTCTACATCTACACTTGCACGCACTACTACCTTTTGAGGACCTAGTGCGCGAGCAAGCATCGACTGCACGCTCTTTTCTATCTCATGCTTGAGCCTACGCTTGATTTTGACGAGATCTCCTGCCTCTTCATTATCCTTTTGGGCAACAAGATCAGATAAGACTCGGCCTTTATTATCAACGACAGTGACATTTTGAGGTTTGAGTTTTGGCACTGCATGAGAAACTAAGAAAATTATTGCTTTGACCTGCTCTTTGCTCAGATCCTTTCCGGGCCAGAGTGAGACAATCACACTCGCTTTGGCTTCATCCTCTTCTCTAGCAAATATAGAGTCTTGCGGCAAAGCGATATTGACTTTTGCATCTTTTATCGCATCGATCTTTTTAATAGTACGAACCAGCTCACCTTCAATAGCACGGATATAGTTGATATTCTCTTGGAAGTGGGTAGTACCCATTTTGGGCTCATTGAATATCTCAAATCCCACAGTTTTCGATGATGGCAAGCCTTTTGCCGCAAGTTTGAGCCTGATATCATAAATCTTGTCTTTTGGCACAAGTATAATCGATCCGTCACCTTCAATTTTATATGGGATCTTCTCCTCTTGCAAAACAGTGAGAATCTGCCCTGCATCATCGGGACTGAGATGTGAATAGAGTACTCCATAGTTTTGTGAAGCGATATTGCGCATCAAAAGTGCACTAAGAAGCAAAATTATTGCAAGAAGCGCCAACCCCAAAAAGAGATTTTTTAAAAAGTTCTCACTCTTAGCAAAGTTTTTAATTTTTTCTTGAATTTTGTTTAGATCTAGCGCCAACTACTCACCTTATACCTGTATTCTCATGATCTCTTGATAGGCTTCGAGAGCTTTGTTACGCACTTCAGTAAGTAGTCGCAAGGAGATGTCAGATTTTTCTATTGTAGTCATAAGCTCAACCATATTCTCTACATCGCCTTTGAGAATCTGCTCTTGAGCTTTACTAGCAGCTTTCAAGTCACTATTCACATCTGCTATAAATTCACCCAAAATCTCTCCAAAATCGCTTTGGTTCTGCTTTTGCTGAATATTTTGTAAATTATTGGCTGCAACTGCTGAGATATTTTCTATTTTCATCTCTTACACCTTTATTATTTCTAAACTCTTTAAAAGCATATCTTTATGTGTATTAAAAGCGGTAAGATTTGCCTCATAGGTTCGCATAGCAGAGATCATATCTACCATCTCTCGCATTGGATCGATGTTTGGTAGTTTTACATAACCATTTTTATCAGCGAGGGGATTTTGCGGATCAAATTTGAGCTTGTATGGACTTTGATCTTCGATAACTTCTTTGATAGCTACTTTAGAAAGTGGGACTCCATTTTGACTATCAAGAATCTGCTCAAAGACTGGAATCTTTCTTCTATATGGATTTCCGTTGTCATCTACTGCATCGATATTTGCTAAGTTGCTAGAAATTATATCCATGCGGTACTTTTGGACTGAGAGTCCTGTCTGTGCAACCTCTAAGCCTTTAAAAATCATCTTTATCTCCCACTTATTGCAAGTTTGAGTTTTGCAAACTCTTTTTTGAGATTCTCGCCCAAAGCTTTATACATGATAGAACTCTCTGCTAGTTTTGCGAGCTCCTCTTGGATATCGACTCTATTATCATCATATCCACGAATACGACCCTCTTCTATCTCTTTGAAGCTCTTTTGTGGCTCTGATGGATCGATATGGCGTGGATCATCTCTTTTAAGAGCCATGTGGGATGTAAGCTCTTGTTCAAATACGAGATCTTTTGGTTTAAAACCTGGAGTATCTGCATTTGCAATATTACTTTGGATCACTTTGGAGCGCTCAAGGTAGAAACTCGCCATTGATGAAAGATTATCGATTTTATCCCACATTATTCATCCTCTATCTGCTTTTGCAGTTTTGCATCTTCTATAGCTATTTTAGCTAAATTATACCAAGAATTTGAGCAACCATTAACATTTTTCATTAATTCCTGTGCTAAGTCTACTTTTCCAAGTCTCACGTATGAAAGCGCAAGAACACTTGAGAGGAAACAGTCACTATGCATCTGATTTGAAAGTGGCTGCAAAATCTCTATTATTGTTCCATAAAGCTCTTTTTCAATCAGTTTTTGTACAAGATCATGCAAAAACTTCTGTACAACAGGATCTTTGTAATTTTTTATAAAGTCCTCTTTATAATTTACAAAGAGATTCTTATCGATTCTATCTTGCTTAAGCTGCAAAACTGCCTCAAAAATAACGGCATAAAAATCTTTGGCACATCCACTCACAGCTTTTTGCAAAACATCCCTACAATCAAGACTAAGTATGTAGCAGATTTGTGCTTTTGACTTATAATATTTACAATCATGCTTTTGTATATTATCCAATATTTCATAAGATTTTTTATACTCTTTTGCTTCATAGTAAAAATTTGCCAGTTCATAATAAAGATCATCATCTCTATACTTTTGTGTAAGTTTTTGCAGCAAATCTATCGCCTCTTTTTTACTCTTACACTTTTTGAGATTTTGAACAATTTGCAAGAGAGTTGCTTTTGGAAATACATTGATAAAAAAATCTCTATTTGCAGTATAAAGCTGGCAGATATGCTTATCTTTTACAATATATGGCTCCCATAATCTTCTAAAATACTCAATCTGCTCAAATTTTAGGGAGTTTGGGTTGACAAGTGAAAGCTCCCATGCAAGGCGCGTGTAGAGTTTGTCACTACCTATCTCAAATGTCTCGAGTCCAAAATTGGCCAGTGCAAAAATTCCTATATAGTTTGTACGATTTTTCACTAACGTCTCTACAATAAAGCGTAAAGGATCTTGTAAAAATGGATCATCAAGGTATTTTTTGATGTAGTGAGCTAGCTTCTTATCTTGCTTTATGAGGTAGAGAAGTTTAAGCTTGGCAACAGTTGCGAGCTTGCTCTTTGGAAAGGTTTTAATGAGACGGATATAGTAATTTGCACTGCTATGGTAATCTTTTTGTAAAAATTTTATATCTCCAAGTCTAAGAAGCGATTTTTGTATCACCTCTTTGTTGCGTACATAAGTGAGAATGCGGCGAAAGAGTAGCTCACTAAAGCGATAATCGCCATATCTGTATGCACTCTCTGCAACGAGATAGTAGTATTGTGGATTTTCTATGAGATAACTCTCGAACTCTTTGTATGTCTTTTTGAAAAATTGGAGTGCCTTTTTATAATCCTTTTTAGCAAAGTAGTACATTCCTTGTAAGAAGCTAAACTCTTTTTGCTGCTTCGCTGAGAGCTGTTCGATATTTAAAATTACGTAATATTTGGTTGCAAGATCCATCTTGCCTAACCACACTGCACTACGCAAAAGACCCATGAGGATATTGAGTTTTTCACTTTTATCGATACTCTTTTCCAAGGCCATCTTATAGCTTGTGTAGGCTCTTTCAAAAAAACCTAGATTTTCATAAATGAGACCCTTGAGGTAGTAATATTTTGCATCCTTTTTCCCACCTTTTGCCACATAGAGATTGAGATAGTTGACAGCACTCCATAAATACTTCTTATCGCCTATTCGCTTGCCAATATAGAGATAAGTATAGGCAAGCATGAAAAGAGAAGGAAGAAAATACTTCGATTTTGGATATTTGATGATATAGTTGAATTCGTCAAGAGCTTGATAGTATGAACCGACACGAAAATCGTGAAGAGCATTTTTGTAGATTTTGTCTAAGACTTTTGGAGTAACAGTTTGAGCAGTAGCAAAAACTACTGCAAAGAGCAACAACAGATGCTTAAACTTTGACATCAACTCCGCTTCTGCTACTTTGTGTAGATCGAGATTCACTGCTGGTAAAAACTACTCTTTTTTCTCTATCTTTGAGAGCTATGCGATATTTATCAAATCCGCTCTGAGTCATAACCTCATCTATAAACTCTTGCATATGCGCGTCGATATGCATATGCGCACCAGATACAAACTGCATTTGCAATGAATTTTGTTGCATTTGCACATTGATGAGAGTATTTTCAATTTGGAGTTTAATCACTTGACGCTGGAATTGTGGCATGTGATGATTTTGCTCAGGAGCTTCATGCGTGGTTGCTGTAGACTCAGCCATATTATGGGAATTTTCCATAAAATCTGACTGTACATCTGGCTGAGCATTGATCTGTACTGACTGCTCTTTTGTTTGTAAAGTGTTATGTTTATGATCTTGCGCTACAAGATTCTCTTGGTTTGAAACTTTAAGAGGTTTGTCGTTTTCATTTTGTAAAACTTGAGATTTTTCACTTATAAGGATGTTTTTATTGATATTCACAGACTTTTTAATTAAAGATTTTTTCTCTTTTTGGAGATTGGCATTTTGACTGTGCTTTTTCGGATTCTGTACATTATTGAGAACTATTTGTGTAAAATTTTGCTGCAGATTTGTAGGATATCTATCTATACGAGAATTGACATGCTCATGCTGCGGTGCAGCGCTCTTTTGATGAAGCGCCACTTTTTGGTCTATATTTTTAGAAGTTTTTGAGCCATTACTAGCAATTGGACTCCTCTTTTGCTTCTTTGGTTGAAGAGCATCATGAGATACTTTTTGTTGGTTTTGTGTTTCAAAAACTTGAGATTTTTGCATACTATTTTGTAGCACACCGTTTACATTATGAAAATATGCATTTTTATTTTGTAAAGTTTGTGAGACGTTCTTATTCTTTGTAGTCTGGGTAGCAGTATTCTGTTTCAATATATTTTCTAGAGGCACCTCTCCTTGCGTTTGAATTGAAGCAGTAGCTTGGTTCTCTTGGTGATGAACTATCTTTTGCGTTTGTGTATTTTTGCTAACTCCTCTTACCTTATGATCAATTTTATGTATCGGATGTGAATTTGTTTTGTTTATGTTGTGTATTGCATGTTTTGAGAGATTGGTTTGAGCTCTTTTTACGAAATTTTTGTTTATTTTTGCTTTACTGATCTCTTTTTCTTGTATAACGTGGTCTACATTTTTGGTATTGACTTGTAATAGATCTACATCTTCTAATCTTTTTGCTTGAATATTTTTCGATTGCGTATTGTTACTATTTAGCATATTTGCATGATGATGTTGCAATAGATTTTGCACTTTATCTTTTATTTTATTTTCTTGACGCACAGTTTGTAATTTTTGAACAAAAGAAGCTTGTGCACTACTATCTACTATGCTTTCTGACTCAACTGTATCTTCAGAATTATTCTGCGTTTGTAATTGAGTTAAGAAGTTATGTGTAACAGTACCATGAACATTATCTGTATTACTTTTGTGATTTTTCATCTGCACCAAATATGCAGTAAGAGTTTTTTTGTCTTGAAAGAAGAAATTTTGTTTTTGCTCATTATTGTCATTGACAAGATTTTCTAGAAGTTTTTCAAATGCATCTCCACTACTCTTTTTACCAAATAGTAGAGTTTGCTTGAGAGAAGGTGTTGTGCTCTTTTGCAAAAGGAGACTAAGTATATCTTTCACTCTCTAATTCCTGCCAATGACTTTTTGAGTTTATTGATAGCCTGCGTTTTTATCTGTGAAACCCGTGACTGCGAGATTCCTAGAGCTTGGGCTATCTCTTTTGGCTCTTTCTCTTCAAAGAAAAACATCTGCAATGTTTTCTTCTCTTTTTCGCTCAGATCCTCCATAGCTTCAACTAAAAAATCCATCATTTGTGAGCTAATAGCCTGATCTTCAGGTCCAATATCATCACTTATCATAATATCTATCAGCTTAGAAGAACCTTCATCACTGCTCAAAGCCTTATCCATACTAATCATAATCGCTAAATTTGAAAGAGGAACATCTTTGCCTTCCTCTTTCTCTTTTTTGATTTTTTCGCGCATGGAACGAGGCATGATATGCAGACTTCGCAGATAATCCAAAATCTCTCCGCGGATTTTTATGTAGGCATATGTAGAAAACTGCGCTTTTGATTCATCAAATTTATCTATTGCTTTAATAAGCCCGATAATACCGGTATTGACAAGTTCATCAAACTCTATACCCGCATCACGAGGCAGCTTGAAATAGATCTTGGAAGCTACCTTCTTGACTAGTGCAGTGTTATCTAAAATTATCTGCTGTTTCTCTTCTACACTTACCCGCATCAACTTTTTCCCATTAAAGTAAAGAGTTTCTTCCAAAAATTCTCTTCTAAAGGTTCTTGGAGTGAGAGCTCTTGTTGACATATCTTTCGCAAATTTTGTGTATAGCTATCTTTTGGATACTCCATAGTGATAAGTTTTTGCGCTCTGACTGATTGGCGTAAATTGTTCGTAAATGGAAGGGTTCCCAATAACTCTATCTCAATGCCCAAAAACTTTTTGCATGAGACTTTGAGCTTGTTGTAAGTATTCTCTCCCTCTTGCTCACTCCTGCACATATTGACAATGACTTTGAATTTATCATAACCAAAAATATTATAAATCGATTTCATGAGTGCATATGCATCCATCATAGCTGTTGGCTCAGGTGTGGTGATAATATATGATTTATTGGAAGCTCGCAAAAACGCACTCACTTTCTCATCAATACCTGCACCAGTATCTATAATGACGAAATCGTACCTATTAGAGATCTCATTGAGCTGATTGATGATTGACTGGATGGAGATATCATCGAGATCAAAGAGGTCATCTATTCCAGAAAAGCCCATGAGTATATCAAATCCGTATA is a window encoding:
- the flgB gene encoding flagellar basal body rod protein FlgB is translated as MWDKIDNLSSMASFYLERSKVIQSNIANADTPGFKPKDLVFEQELTSHMALKRDDPRHIDPSEPQKSFKEIEEGRIRGYDDNRVDIQEELAKLAESSIMYKALGENLKKEFAKLKLAISGR
- the fliE gene encoding flagellar hook-basal body complex protein FliE → MKIENISAVAANNLQNIQQKQNQSDFGEILGEFIADVNSDLKAASKAQEQILKGDVENMVELMTTIEKSDISLRLLTEVRNKALEAYQEIMRIQV
- the flgC gene encoding flagellar basal body rod protein FlgC — protein: MIFKGLEVAQTGLSVQKYRMDIISSNLANIDAVDDNGNPYRRKIPVFEQILDSQNGVPLSKVAIKEVIEDQSPYKLKFDPQNPLADKNGYVKLPNIDPMREMVDMISAMRTYEANLTAFNTHKDMLLKSLEIIKV
- a CDS encoding tetratricopeptide repeat protein, with amino-acid sequence MSKFKHLLLLFAVVFATAQTVTPKVLDKIYKNALHDFRVGSYYQALDEFNYIIKYPKSKYFLPSLFMLAYTYLYIGKRIGDKKYLWSAVNYLNLYVAKGGKKDAKYYYLKGLIYENLGFFERAYTSYKMALEKSIDKSEKLNILMGLLRSAVWLGKMDLATKYYVILNIEQLSAKQQKEFSFLQGMYYFAKKDYKKALQFFKKTYKEFESYLIENPQYYYLVAESAYRYGDYRFSELLFRRILTYVRNKEVIQKSLLRLGDIKFLQKDYHSSANYYIRLIKTFPKSKLATVAKLKLLYLIKQDKKLAHYIKKYLDDPFLQDPLRFIVETLVKNRTNYIGIFALANFGLETFEIGSDKLYTRLAWELSLVNPNSLKFEQIEYFRRLWEPYIVKDKHICQLYTANRDFFINVFPKATLLQIVQNLKKCKSKKEAIDLLQKLTQKYRDDDLYYELANFYYEAKEYKKSYEILDNIQKHDCKYYKSKAQICYILSLDCRDVLQKAVSGCAKDFYAVIFEAVLQLKQDRIDKNLFVNYKEDFIKNYKDPVVQKFLHDLVQKLIEKELYGTIIEILQPLSNQMHSDCFLSSVLALSYVRLGKVDLAQELMKNVNGCSNSWYNLAKIAIEDAKLQKQIEDE
- the fliF gene encoding flagellar basal-body MS-ring/collar protein FliF; protein product: MALDLNKIQEKIKNFAKSENFLKNLFLGLALLAIILLLSALLMRNIASQNYGVLYSHLSPDDAGQILTVLQEEKIPYKIEGDGSIILVPKDKIYDIRLKLAAKGLPSSKTVGFEIFNEPKMGTTHFQENINYIRAIEGELVRTIKKIDAIKDAKVNIALPQDSIFAREEDEAKASVIVSLWPGKDLSKEQVKAIIFLVSHAVPKLKPQNVTVVDNKGRVLSDLVAQKDNEEAGDLVKIKRRLKHEIEKSVQSMLARALGPQKVVVRASVDVEAASVNKKDELVNPDQVAVISERKIQEKNKGYAKQQAGAPGTPTNVPATIKTNNQSLLQDKSKKDTTTNYDVSKSYIVTKQNIFKIKRISVGVLIDGKYIKQVDKNNSITTKYIPRSKEELKTYEQLIKSAIGYDPKRGDEVTVVSVPFESEQGSMEQESMGASSFLQKNLLLLGAIALLSLILLGLIIFMIMKAKRAKRAALEEAQLAQLQGQDGEAMHRAAQAAAKYHEQEQQSFSIEQEPAYQRIIEIAQESPELVADVISKWIKEEGK
- a CDS encoding sigma-70 family RNA polymerase sigma factor — protein: MEETLYFNGKKLMRVSVEEKQQIILDNTALVKKVASKIYFKLPRDAGIEFDELVNTGIIGLIKAIDKFDESKAQFSTYAYIKIRGEILDYLRSLHIMPRSMREKIKKEKEEGKDVPLSNLAIMISMDKALSSDEGSSKLIDIMISDDIGPEDQAISSQMMDFLVEAMEDLSEKEKKTLQMFFFEEKEPKEIAQALGISQSRVSQIKTQAINKLKKSLAGIRE
- a CDS encoding MinD/ParA family protein is translated as MMDQASGLRDLVAQKSTGNSKFIAIASGKGGVGKTNFAVNFSYLMANEFKKKILLIDADIGMANVHLFLNRKAKKGIKDLFSGEKIDDVITKVYGFDILMGFSGIDDLFDLDDISIQSIINQLNEISNRYDFVIIDTGAGIDEKVSAFLRASNKSYIITTPEPTAMMDAYALMKSIYNIFGYDKFKVIVNMCRSEQEGENTYNKLKVSCKKFLGIEIELLGTLPFTNNLRQSVRAQKLITMEYPKDSYTQNLRKICQQELSLQEPLEENFWKKLFTLMGKS